One window from the genome of Polynucleobacter sp. MWH-Svant-W18 encodes:
- the leuD gene encoding 3-isopropylmalate dehydratase small subunit, which yields MEKFTVYKGLVAPLNRENVDTDAIIPKQFLKSIKKTGFGQNLFDEWRYLDHGEPGQDCSSRPLNPDFVLNQSRYQGAGILLARKNFGCGSSREHAPWALDQYGFRAVIAPSFADIFYNNCFKNGLLPIVLTELQVDHLFNETMAFSGYQLTIDLEAQQVITPDGTAYSFDVAPFRKFCLLNGLDDIGLTLRHADKIKAYEAERILKMPWLATQLP from the coding sequence ATGGAAAAATTTACGGTCTATAAAGGTTTGGTTGCTCCGTTAAATCGCGAGAACGTGGATACCGACGCCATCATTCCTAAGCAATTCTTAAAGTCCATTAAGAAAACAGGCTTTGGTCAAAATTTATTTGATGAGTGGCGCTATCTTGATCATGGTGAGCCTGGGCAAGATTGCAGCTCGCGTCCACTCAATCCCGACTTTGTACTGAATCAGTCTCGCTATCAGGGTGCCGGTATTCTGCTGGCACGTAAGAACTTCGGTTGCGGCAGTTCTCGTGAGCACGCTCCATGGGCACTTGACCAGTATGGCTTTAGGGCAGTAATTGCCCCGAGCTTTGCCGATATTTTCTATAACAACTGCTTTAAAAACGGTCTTTTGCCGATCGTTTTGACAGAATTGCAGGTTGACCACCTCTTTAATGAAACCATGGCGTTTAGTGGTTATCAATTAACTATCGACCTTGAGGCTCAGCAGGTCATTACCCCTGATGGGACTGCCTATAGCTTCGATGTAGCCCCATTTAGGAAGTTTTGCCTTCTCAATGGCTTGGACGATATTGGCTTAACTCTGCGCCATGCAGATAAAATCAAGGCTTATGAAGCCGAGCGCATTCTCAAGATGCCTTGGCTTGCGACTCAGTTGCCGTAA